The following proteins come from a genomic window of Paucimonas lemoignei:
- the kfoC_2 gene encoding glycosyl transferase family protein has protein sequence MDEIMNTAMPETARPPLVSIVCPAYNQEAFIAQTLDSFLAQQTSFSFEILINDDASTDGTARIIADYTRRYPSIIRPFYESVNQYQHGRPCVPGLFAKARGRYIAYCEADDYWTDPRKLQIQVDFLESHPDYVITYHDAMSFDNDGEKGIQLQGKLRADATALELQKARPISTLTVCFRNVLTSLPPELLMPVAPLNDLCWWSLLGAFGKGKFMADIKPAAYRMHPGGIFSMRSHKRKLHMSLQTNSSLANYYHRLGNEELYEHFIEQVFCLSLSALGPPHKLRAMLMAARNMSLNLGKRLMPTTSKGHVQ, from the coding sequence ATGGATGAAATCATGAACACCGCAATGCCCGAAACGGCACGCCCGCCACTGGTGAGCATCGTTTGCCCGGCTTACAACCAGGAGGCATTCATTGCCCAGACGCTGGACAGTTTCCTGGCGCAGCAGACCAGTTTCAGTTTCGAAATACTGATCAACGATGACGCCTCCACCGACGGCACGGCGCGGATCATCGCTGATTACACGCGGCGTTACCCGTCGATCATCCGGCCGTTCTATGAATCGGTAAATCAATACCAGCACGGACGCCCCTGCGTGCCGGGCCTGTTTGCCAAGGCCCGTGGCCGCTACATCGCCTACTGCGAAGCCGATGACTACTGGACCGATCCGCGCAAGCTGCAGATCCAGGTGGATTTTCTCGAAAGCCATCCGGACTACGTGATCACCTATCACGACGCCATGTCCTTCGACAACGATGGTGAAAAGGGCATTCAGCTGCAAGGCAAGCTGCGCGCCGATGCCACTGCGCTGGAGCTGCAGAAAGCCCGCCCGATTTCGACCCTCACGGTGTGTTTCCGCAATGTACTGACCAGCCTGCCACCCGAGTTGCTGATGCCGGTCGCGCCTCTCAATGACCTGTGCTGGTGGTCGTTGCTGGGAGCGTTCGGCAAGGGCAAGTTCATGGCCGACATCAAACCGGCTGCCTATCGCATGCATCCGGGCGGGATCTTTTCCATGCGCAGTCACAAACGCAAGCTGCACATGAGCCTGCAGACCAATAGCAGCCTGGCTAATTACTACCATCGCCTGGGTAATGAGGAGCTCTACGAGCATTTCATCGAGCAGGTGTTCTGCCTGTCGCTGTCAGCACTTGGCCCGCCCCACAAGTTGCGGGCCATGTTGATGGCCGCGCGCAACATGAGCCTCAACCTTGGCAAACGGCTGATGCCCACGACCAGTAAAGGCCATGTTCAGTAA
- a CDS encoding polysaccharide biosynthesis domain-containing protein, with product MRTQRSVIRNTALSYAGQAYVLLVGILIMPFYLGHLGAEAYGLIGFFAVMQAWLQLLDAGMSPSLVRAVAHQQGTPASERNTGQLLRSFELIFLPLAVLCCAAIYLSSPWIAVQWLNANELQPQTLIHCISLMGVVIALRLYSTLYKSGIQGLEQHAWLNVANIVIATLRYFGGLLLVSAYSQDPVDFFAFQALVGLMETLIFAGRAWQQMPTPHWLTGFNWALVKPILPFAASMSLTAVLWIVLTQIDKVLLSELLPLDQYGYFSLVALVTTGILMLSNPLAQTLLPRLTVLMAEGREADMHALFLAANRFVCTFLFPLAALIALHGKFLIYAWTGDWTAALWSQQILGWYALGSAIMAISAFQFYLQYAHGRMRLHVWYSVVSALITVPVMFIAIHYHGAYGAALAWFSLRVVSLAIWPLIVHQRLAPGIHGQWLRDIIRISLMSAVGLAISEPMFLLIAGEDRLSILLGLAVSGLITLAVVAASYKPLAVKIFVLFSKPST from the coding sequence ATGCGTACCCAACGTTCCGTCATCCGCAACACAGCCTTGAGCTATGCCGGTCAGGCTTATGTGCTGCTGGTGGGGATTCTGATCATGCCTTTTTACCTCGGCCATCTGGGTGCCGAGGCCTACGGGCTGATCGGTTTCTTTGCGGTGATGCAGGCCTGGCTGCAGTTGCTCGACGCGGGCATGTCACCCAGCCTGGTGCGTGCGGTGGCCCATCAACAGGGCACGCCTGCCAGCGAGCGCAACACGGGGCAGTTGCTGCGCTCGTTCGAGCTGATCTTCCTGCCTCTGGCGGTGCTGTGCTGTGCGGCTATTTACCTGAGTAGCCCCTGGATTGCAGTCCAGTGGCTCAACGCCAACGAACTGCAACCGCAGACCCTGATCCACTGCATCAGCCTGATGGGAGTGGTGATCGCACTGCGTTTGTATTCGACGTTGTACAAAAGCGGTATCCAGGGCCTTGAGCAACACGCCTGGCTGAACGTCGCCAACATCGTCATTGCGACCCTGCGTTATTTCGGCGGCCTGTTGCTGGTCAGTGCGTACTCCCAGGACCCGGTGGATTTCTTCGCCTTTCAGGCGTTGGTCGGCCTGATGGAAACCCTGATCTTCGCCGGTCGGGCCTGGCAGCAGATGCCAACGCCCCACTGGTTGACCGGTTTCAACTGGGCGCTGGTCAAGCCGATCCTGCCCTTCGCCGCGAGCATGTCGCTCACTGCAGTGTTGTGGATTGTGCTGACGCAGATCGACAAGGTGCTGCTTTCTGAATTATTGCCGCTGGACCAGTACGGCTACTTCTCGCTGGTCGCGCTGGTGACCACCGGAATCCTGATGCTCAGCAATCCGCTGGCGCAAACCCTGTTGCCACGCCTGACCGTGTTGATGGCCGAAGGTCGCGAGGCCGACATGCACGCGCTGTTTCTGGCCGCCAACCGGTTTGTCTGCACGTTTCTATTCCCTCTGGCAGCGCTGATTGCCCTGCACGGCAAATTTTTGATTTACGCCTGGACCGGTGACTGGACGGCGGCGCTCTGGAGTCAGCAGATCCTCGGCTGGTACGCATTGGGCAGCGCGATCATGGCCATCAGCGCCTTTCAGTTCTACCTGCAATACGCCCACGGCCGGATGCGCCTGCACGTCTGGTACAGCGTGGTTTCAGCGCTGATCACGGTGCCGGTGATGTTCATCGCCATCCACTATCACGGTGCGTACGGCGCCGCGCTGGCGTGGTTCTCCCTGCGCGTCGTTTCACTGGCCATCTGGCCGTTGATTGTCCACCAGCGTCTGGCCCCCGGCATTCATGGCCAATGGCTGCGCGACATTATTCGCATCAGCCTGATGAGCGCAGTGGGCCTGGCCATCAGCGAGCCGATGTTCCTGCTGATTGCCGGTGAAGACCGGCTCAGTATTCTTCTCGGCCTGGCGGTAAGCGGCCTGATCACCCTGGCGGTGGTCGCGGCGAGCTACAAACCCCTGGCGGTGAAAATCTTTGTTCTGTTCAGTAAACCGAGTACATGA
- the wzb gene encoding low molecular weight protein-tyrosine-phosphatase, giving the protein MFSKVLVICVGNICRSPMAEAMLRQRSVAAQVHISSAGTHAMTGHPMDPTAQAVLRINRVPGIHHLARQVERSMLHRAELILLMEQSQLDSVLKLAPEVRGKTFLIGKWQHHMEIADPYRQPQLAFEQTYEQLSRCVDDWLPYLQSGETR; this is encoded by the coding sequence ATGTTCAGTAAGGTCCTGGTGATCTGCGTCGGCAACATCTGCCGCAGCCCCATGGCTGAAGCGATGTTGCGCCAGCGGTCAGTCGCGGCGCAGGTGCACATCTCCTCGGCAGGCACCCACGCCATGACGGGGCATCCCATGGACCCCACCGCCCAAGCGGTATTGCGGATCAATCGAGTGCCGGGCATCCACCACCTGGCAAGGCAGGTAGAACGGTCCATGTTGCATCGCGCAGAGCTGATTCTGCTGATGGAGCAGAGCCAACTCGACAGCGTGCTCAAGCTCGCTCCGGAAGTACGCGGCAAGACGTTTCTGATTGGCAAATGGCAACACCATATGGAAATAGCCGACCCCTATCGGCAACCACAATTAGCCTTTGAACAGACCTACGAGCAGCTCTCGAGATGCGTCGACGACTGGCTACCTTATCTTCAGTCAGGAGAAACAAGATAA
- the arnB gene encoding DegT/DnrJ/EryC1/StrS family aminotransferase has protein sequence MINVTKSYLGDIDRFKKYVEGIYARGWLTNHGPLVTELEERLKDYLGVKHIILTNNGTLALQVAYRALNLSGSAVTTPFSFVATSSTLQWEGIRPLFADIDPNTWNIAPEQIERCIQADTTAIVGTHVFGNPCAVERIEQIALQHKLKVVYDGAHAFAVRHAGQSVLNWGDVSTLSFHATKLFHTIEGGAIITNDEEIAKRAFLLCNFGIADVDKIDGIGINAKLNEFSAAMGLCILDDIENILEERAEIAYRYTSRLENYLDLQQPEPDSQLNNSYYPIALRDEQHLLRARTALNHRDINPRRYFYPSLDTLEYLQPQVAQTQSRSLSERVLCLPIYPGLQRHDQDKVINTLIEECSVSDVHYVSAAVAQAV, from the coding sequence ATGATCAACGTAACCAAATCCTACCTGGGTGATATCGACAGGTTCAAAAAATATGTCGAGGGTATTTATGCCCGTGGCTGGCTGACCAATCACGGACCATTGGTGACTGAGCTCGAAGAGCGTCTCAAGGATTACCTGGGCGTCAAACACATCATTCTGACCAACAACGGCACCCTGGCGCTGCAGGTCGCTTATCGGGCACTGAACCTGAGCGGCAGCGCAGTCACGACGCCGTTCAGCTTTGTCGCCACCAGCAGCACCTTGCAGTGGGAAGGCATCCGCCCGCTGTTCGCCGACATCGACCCGAACACCTGGAACATTGCGCCGGAGCAGATCGAGCGCTGCATCCAGGCCGATACCACGGCTATCGTCGGCACCCATGTATTCGGCAATCCGTGTGCGGTCGAGCGTATCGAACAGATTGCGCTGCAACACAAACTCAAAGTGGTCTACGACGGCGCTCATGCGTTTGCCGTGCGCCATGCCGGCCAGTCGGTCCTTAACTGGGGCGACGTCAGCACCCTGAGTTTCCATGCCACCAAGCTTTTTCACACCATCGAAGGCGGCGCGATCATCACCAATGACGAGGAGATCGCCAAGCGCGCCTTTCTGCTGTGCAACTTTGGCATCGCCGACGTCGACAAGATCGACGGCATTGGCATCAACGCCAAGCTCAACGAATTTTCCGCCGCCATGGGGCTGTGCATTCTTGACGACATCGAGAACATCCTCGAAGAGCGTGCCGAAATCGCCTACCGCTACACCTCCCGCCTGGAAAACTATCTCGACCTGCAGCAGCCCGAGCCAGACAGCCAGCTCAACAACAGCTACTACCCGATTGCCCTGCGCGACGAGCAACATTTGCTTCGTGCACGCACCGCCCTCAATCATCGGGATATCAACCCGCGCCGTTACTTCTACCCTTCGCTGGACACCCTGGAGTATCTACAGCCGCAGGTTGCACAAACTCAGTCCCGGTCGTTGAGCGAGCGCGTGCTGTGCCTGCCGATCTACCCTGGCCTGCAACGGCACGACCAGGACAAAGTGATCAATACCCTGATCGAAGAATGCAGCGTCAGCGATGTGCACTACGTCAGCGCCGCCGTCGCTCAGGCCGTCTAA